The nucleotide window CGGAGGATCTGACGACGTCGCCCACACCACCACTTCCGGCGGCGCCGGCCGCATCGTCAGATCCTCCCGCCTCCCTTCGGTCGGCGGAAGGATGACATCCCAACAGAGATGCATTCCATTCTTCAATCTTCATTCTGAAATCTGCAATCGTCCCCGTCCTCTGTGGTTAAATGACTCCCGATGATCGCCCATCTGCGCGGCCGCATCGTCGCCAAGCATCCCAACCAGGTCATCGTGGAGGCCGGGGGCGTGGGCTACGACGTGAACATCACCATCCCCACCTTCTCCGAACTGCCGGCGGCGGGCAGCGAGGTGGCGCTGCACATCCACACCCACGTGCGCGAGGACGCGCTGGCGCTCTACGGCTTTCTGCGCGCCGAAGAGAAGCGGCTGTTCGAGCGCCTGATCGCGGTGAGCGGCATCGGGCCCAAGCTGGCGGTCACCATCCTGAGCGGCATGGCGGCCGAGGCCATGGTGGCGGCCATCCGCGACAACGACGTGGCCCAGCTCACCCGCATCCCCGGCATCGGCAAGAAGACCGCCGAGCGCATGGTGCTGGAACTGCGCGACAAGCTGGAAGGGCTGGCGGCCGCGCCCGCGGCGCCCAAGGCCTCGCCCCTCGAGGAAGACGTGCTCTCGGCGCTGGTCAACCTGGGCTACCAGCGCGCCGCCGCCGAGCGCGCCCTCGCCCGCCTGGCCTCGAACGGCAAGGGCGACTCCTTCGAGAAGCTCTTCCGCGACACGCTGGCGCTCCTGGCCAAGTAAGAACAGGTTTCAAAGTTTCAATGTTTCAAGGTTTCAAAGACTCCCCGGGCGCAGCACCTTCAAACGTTGAAACTCTGAAACCTTCCAGCTACCAGCTACTAACTACCCCTGTTCCCCAGCGCCGCACCCGAGGCAAACCGCGCTACACTCGCAGCATGCGACGGGCGCTGATCGCCGTGCTGCTGCTGGCTGGGTGCGCGCTGCCCGCGGTCGCGAAGAAGCCCAAGTGGGCGCTGACCC belongs to Terriglobales bacterium and includes:
- the ruvA gene encoding Holliday junction branch migration protein RuvA; the encoded protein is MIAHLRGRIVAKHPNQVIVEAGGVGYDVNITIPTFSELPAAGSEVALHIHTHVREDALALYGFLRAEEKRLFERLIAVSGIGPKLAVTILSGMAAEAMVAAIRDNDVAQLTRIPGIGKKTAERMVLELRDKLEGLAAAPAAPKASPLEEDVLSALVNLGYQRAAAERALARLASNGKGDSFEKLFRDTLALLAK